A genomic region of Prionailurus viverrinus isolate Anna chromosome D4, UM_Priviv_1.0, whole genome shotgun sequence contains the following coding sequences:
- the LOC125150050 gene encoding olfactory receptor 13C3-like: MDRTNWTEIEFILQGLSEYPKVEKLLFVMCLMMYLVILLGNSPLIILILLDSRLYTPMYFFLGNLSLLDICYTSSFTPSVLIHFLSQKKNISFTRCVVQMSVSYTMGSTECVLLAVMAYDRYVAICNPLRYPIIMSKALCIQMAALSWGLGFLNSLTETILAIRLPFCGKNVINQFVCEILAFVKLACADISLNEIAIMLGNVIFLFSPLLLICISYIFILSTVLRINSAEGRKKAFSTCSAHLTVVTVFYGTILFMYMKPKSKDSAVDKLIALFYGVVTPMLNPIIYSLRNTEVLGAMRKLMRRHWFWRKG, encoded by the coding sequence TCTGAGTACCCCAAAGTGGAAAAACTCCTTTTCGTCATGTGCTTGATGATGTACCTGGTGATCCTGCTGGGGAACAGCCCCTTGATCATACTAATTCTCCTGGATTCCCGCCTCTAcacgcccatgtacttcttccttggTAATCTTTCCCTCCTAGACATTTGTTACACATCCTCCTTTACCCCCTCAGTGTTGATTCACTTCctatcacagaaaaaaaacatcTCCTTCACTAGGTGTGTTGTTCAGATGTCTGTCTCCTACACTATGGGGTCCACCGAGTGCGTGCTTCTAGCAGTGATGGCATATGACCGTTACGTGGCCATCTGTAACCCTCTGAGATACCCCATCATCATGAGCAAGGCACTTTGTATTCAGATGGCAGCCCTCTCCTGGGGACTAGGCTTTCTCAATTCATTGACAGAGACTATACTTGCAATACGGTTGCCCTTTTGTGGAAAAAATGTCATTAACCAATTTGTTTGTGAAATATTGGCCTTTGTCAAGCTGGCTTGCGCAGATATTTCCTTGAATGAGATTGCTATAATGTTGGGcaatgtaatatttttgttttctccattattGTTAATTTGTATCTCCTACATTTTCATCCTTTCTACTGTACTAAGAATCAAttcagcagaaggaagaaaaaaggcctTTTCTACCTGTTCAGCCCACTTAACAGTAGTGACTGTGTTTTATGGGACAATCCTCTTCATGTATATGAAGCCAAAGTCCAAAGACTCTGCTGTTGACAAACTGATTGCTCTGTTCTATGGAGTAGTCACTCCCATGCTCAATCCTATCATCTATAGCCTGAGGAATACAGAGGTGCTTGGAGCTATGAGAAAATTGATGAGGAGACACTGGTTCTGGAGAAAAGGATGA